In Luteitalea sp. TBR-22, one genomic interval encodes:
- a CDS encoding thiamine phosphate synthase — protein sequence MWAPRTLAITHRPRLGGRGPDDEQRRLVRFAAAMAAAGVDAVQVRAHDWQDARLLSGARQAVAALQGSACRLLVNERAHVALAAGAHGVHLRSTGVAARRLRCVVPRGWIIGRSVHASDAATEVDEADYALFGTVFPSGSKPSGAPVAGVDALAAWAARTRVPVVAVGGVSLARCPTARAAGARGVAGIEVFADAWERGGDALAALVREVHAVFQDGERAQ from the coding sequence ATGTGGGCGCCGCGTACGCTGGCGATTACGCATCGGCCGCGCCTCGGGGGCCGTGGTCCCGACGACGAGCAGCGTCGCCTCGTCCGGTTCGCGGCGGCGATGGCTGCAGCGGGTGTCGACGCGGTGCAGGTGCGCGCGCATGACTGGCAGGACGCGCGACTGTTGTCGGGCGCGCGTCAGGCGGTTGCGGCGCTGCAGGGCTCGGCCTGTCGCCTGCTCGTGAACGAGCGGGCGCACGTGGCCCTCGCGGCCGGCGCGCACGGCGTCCACCTGCGCAGCACGGGCGTCGCCGCGCGTCGCTTGCGGTGCGTGGTGCCGCGAGGCTGGATCATCGGGCGGTCGGTGCACGCCAGTGATGCGGCCACCGAGGTCGACGAGGCGGACTACGCCCTGTTCGGCACGGTGTTCCCGTCGGGGTCGAAACCGTCGGGCGCGCCGGTGGCGGGCGTCGATGCGCTGGCCGCCTGGGCCGCGCGGACTCGCGTGCCCGTCGTGGCCGTCGGCGGCGTCAGCCTCGCGCGTTGCCCGACGGCGCGAGCCGCCGGGGCGAGGGGAGTGGCAGGCATCGAGGTGTTCGCCGACGCCTGGGAGCGGGGCGGGGACGCGCTGGCGGCGCTGGTCCGGGAGGTTCACGCGGTGTTTCAAGACGGGGAGCGCGCACAGTGA
- a CDS encoding tetratricopeptide repeat protein, whose protein sequence is MSTREELTRQAEKALRQGRVDEAIAHYQELAYLEPVDWGLVKQLADLFERAGQREAAARQFARWGDHLFVEGFHSKAAALYKKVLKLEPADEHALWQLAEVSLELKLKADARVAFQRVADLRQRRGDAAGALAARERLSAIEAAPVGPSAAPVRPPAYAAPPGAPPSSPGAPPLPTGPQAFVRPARPGLWAGSPGAPDDSESIAPPPETQEARLARLRRDAEAADASHAPDADQRWQAVLDADPQDVAVRLRLVQAAMDRGDLPTAERLGESLDAAEDPALTALVELAYRRARPDALQRLVAGRVQAGAPPEHVLAPCMSLAGRQPGAARAVLAAAVTAWTAAGQPGHAVLALEHGESLGLLTTAMHLQRVEICVDAGLPGLSRAQRGLALAYVAEQRFAEARAVAEDLFVREAGEEPHRALLLDILDRQGHPEPHRVLVDLLTPPSDSLDDTDAMFAPAAPVEPVAPAFPTSSHPDDYGYLPPLRIPEPEQPSAQEAAFIDTGDSSIAMLDVDALLAADAAATAGATPASWSDAPEVPAPSIETDGFGDDGGLPSDDASIEADSALGGALESASDEPPQPSAGEPSPIESVELQDQVGPAQVPGTAAAAGAMFDWASILGRDVDSAAIAPPPAAAPPPMPLVAAPAPPVEDEVPPVVAPPAPAELRAPVAPPAPLEPPAPRAVDTSPFARLSELQPALDDDAPLQPSFAMPSTWLSDSTGPQARPRERNPEDDYLFAEELPARWERSRLGIPSPALAKDSQPEAQRDAASDRPGGPDEPSGGVVPVVVDPMGSTGAGGAAGDEVMSETSGRPGPTDEPSDEPAADATPVVEEEVDLTQLLEELRQFDTVLPDPAPRPSPDAVVTQGALPVPAPERVSPLAEEAHHDEPLLPEPSPPSPHEGMTELDAVFDDLQRHADDRSVAEQQVAAGRVFLAAGLASEAARAFERASLEPRSRFAASLALAELHRSRGQLQEAVSWYEQAAMAPVPDAAVKRPVLYDLAESLEAIGETDRAVGVLLDLLSQVEDYRDARARLDRLLRVDAGG, encoded by the coding sequence ATGAGCACGCGCGAGGAACTGACCCGTCAGGCCGAGAAGGCGCTGCGCCAGGGCCGGGTCGACGAGGCCATCGCCCACTACCAGGAACTGGCCTACCTCGAGCCGGTGGACTGGGGGCTCGTCAAGCAGTTGGCCGACCTGTTCGAGCGGGCCGGCCAGCGCGAGGCGGCCGCGCGGCAGTTCGCCCGCTGGGGCGATCACCTCTTCGTCGAGGGGTTCCACTCGAAGGCCGCTGCCCTCTACAAGAAGGTGCTCAAGCTCGAACCGGCCGACGAGCACGCCCTCTGGCAACTGGCCGAGGTGTCCCTCGAGCTCAAGCTGAAGGCCGATGCACGCGTCGCGTTCCAGCGCGTCGCCGACCTGCGGCAGCGCCGCGGTGACGCCGCCGGCGCCCTTGCCGCCCGCGAGCGGCTGTCGGCGATCGAGGCCGCCCCGGTGGGCCCGTCGGCCGCGCCGGTCCGCCCGCCCGCCTACGCCGCGCCGCCCGGAGCCCCGCCGTCGTCACCAGGTGCGCCACCTCTGCCGACCGGACCTCAGGCGTTCGTCCGTCCTGCCCGTCCCGGCCTGTGGGCAGGCAGCCCGGGCGCCCCGGACGACAGCGAATCCATCGCACCGCCGCCCGAGACCCAGGAGGCCCGGCTCGCTCGCCTGCGCCGCGACGCCGAGGCCGCCGACGCCTCGCATGCCCCCGACGCCGACCAGCGCTGGCAGGCGGTGCTCGACGCCGACCCCCAGGACGTGGCGGTTCGCCTGCGCCTCGTGCAGGCCGCGATGGATCGCGGCGACCTGCCGACGGCCGAGCGGCTCGGCGAGTCGCTCGACGCGGCCGAGGATCCGGCGCTCACCGCGCTGGTGGAACTGGCGTACCGCCGGGCCCGGCCTGATGCCCTCCAGCGACTCGTCGCGGGGCGCGTGCAGGCGGGGGCGCCGCCCGAGCACGTCCTGGCGCCTTGTATGTCACTGGCGGGTCGCCAGCCCGGCGCGGCGCGCGCCGTCCTGGCGGCGGCGGTCACGGCCTGGACCGCAGCAGGGCAGCCCGGGCACGCGGTGCTCGCCCTGGAGCATGGCGAGTCGCTCGGGCTGCTGACGACTGCGATGCACCTGCAGCGGGTCGAGATCTGCGTCGATGCCGGGTTGCCGGGCCTGTCGCGCGCCCAGCGCGGCCTGGCGCTCGCCTACGTGGCCGAACAGCGGTTCGCCGAGGCACGCGCCGTCGCCGAGGACCTGTTCGTCCGCGAGGCCGGAGAGGAGCCGCACCGCGCGCTGCTGCTCGACATCCTCGACCGCCAGGGCCACCCCGAACCGCATCGCGTGCTGGTGGACCTGCTCACGCCGCCGAGCGACTCGCTTGACGACACCGATGCGATGTTCGCTCCTGCAGCGCCAGTCGAGCCGGTCGCGCCTGCCTTCCCGACGTCGTCTCATCCCGACGATTACGGCTACCTGCCGCCACTGCGCATCCCGGAACCCGAGCAGCCCTCTGCACAGGAGGCGGCCTTTATCGACACCGGGGACTCGTCGATCGCCATGCTCGACGTCGATGCGCTGCTGGCGGCAGACGCTGCCGCGACTGCCGGCGCCACGCCCGCGTCCTGGAGCGACGCGCCAGAGGTGCCTGCCCCGTCGATCGAGACAGATGGGTTCGGAGATGACGGCGGGCTGCCGAGCGACGACGCGAGCATCGAGGCGGATTCGGCGCTCGGGGGCGCGCTGGAGTCGGCCAGCGACGAGCCGCCGCAGCCGTCGGCCGGCGAGCCGAGCCCGATCGAGAGCGTCGAGCTGCAGGATCAGGTAGGCCCGGCCCAGGTTCCCGGCACTGCCGCTGCTGCCGGTGCCATGTTCGACTGGGCCTCGATTCTCGGGCGCGACGTCGACAGTGCTGCAATCGCGCCGCCTCCGGCGGCCGCGCCACCCCCCATGCCCCTTGTCGCCGCTCCCGCGCCGCCGGTCGAGGACGAGGTGCCTCCGGTCGTGGCGCCGCCCGCGCCGGCCGAACTGCGGGCGCCTGTCGCGCCGCCGGCCCCACTCGAGCCGCCTGCGCCACGGGCTGTGGACACGTCGCCATTTGCCCGGCTGAGCGAACTGCAGCCGGCTCTCGACGACGATGCTCCGCTGCAACCGTCGTTTGCGATGCCCTCGACGTGGCTGTCCGATTCGACCGGCCCGCAGGCGCGGCCGCGCGAACGCAACCCCGAGGACGACTACCTGTTCGCCGAGGAACTCCCGGCCCGATGGGAGCGCTCGCGGCTCGGGATTCCCTCGCCGGCTCTCGCCAAGGACTCGCAGCCCGAGGCACAGCGCGATGCGGCCAGCGATCGGCCGGGTGGACCGGACGAGCCATCCGGTGGCGTGGTACCGGTCGTCGTGGACCCCATGGGTTCGACCGGCGCGGGTGGTGCCGCGGGCGACGAGGTGATGTCCGAGACGTCAGGCCGCCCTGGGCCGACCGACGAGCCGTCCGACGAGCCCGCTGCTGACGCGACGCCGGTGGTCGAGGAGGAGGTGGACCTCACGCAACTCCTCGAGGAACTGCGCCAGTTCGACACCGTGCTGCCCGACCCGGCACCGCGGCCGAGCCCCGATGCCGTGGTCACGCAGGGGGCGCTGCCCGTGCCAGCCCCGGAGCGCGTGTCCCCGCTGGCCGAGGAGGCGCATCACGACGAGCCGTTGCTGCCGGAACCGTCGCCCCCCTCGCCCCACGAGGGGATGACGGAACTCGACGCCGTCTTCGACGATCTGCAGCGCCATGCCGACGATCGCAGCGTTGCCGAGCAGCAGGTCGCGGCCGGACGGGTCTTCCTCGCGGCGGGCCTCGCCTCCGAGGCAGCGCGGGCGTTCGAGCGGGCCTCGCTCGAGCCGAGGTCGCGCTTTGCGGCCTCCCTGGCGCTGGCCGAGCTGCACCGGTCGCGCGGCCAGTTGCAGGAGGCCGTCTCGTGGTACGAGCAGGCCGCCATGGCGCCGGTGCCCGATGCTGCGGTCAAGCGCCCGGTGCTGTACGATCTGGCCGAGTCGCTCGAGGCGATCGGTGAGACCGACCGCGCCGTGGGCGTGTTGCTGGACCTGCTGTCCCAGGTCGAGGACTATCGTGATGCGCGCGCGCGGCTCGATCGGCTGCTGCGCGTCGATGCCGGAGGCTAG
- a CDS encoding ribonuclease HII: MAARRALGRPTARRNLENALRRAGHLCVAGVDEVGRGCLAGPVTAAAVILDPDRPIAGLRDSKLLSPEARERLHDQILARAIAWRVVSRSPADIDRLNIHKASLAAMREAVLGLAPAADYVLADGFAIPGLDVPHQGLVKGDQRCACIAAASIVAKVTRDRLMVALDREDPRYGYVRHKGYATAEHLAAIRVHGLSDAHRRSFRPATLFDLLMDDEFDETDG; this comes from the coding sequence ATGGCTGCGCGCCGTGCCCTCGGGCGTCCGACCGCCCGCCGCAACCTCGAGAACGCGCTCCGGCGCGCCGGGCACCTGTGCGTGGCCGGCGTCGACGAGGTCGGCCGGGGCTGCCTGGCCGGGCCGGTGACGGCGGCCGCCGTCATCCTCGACCCCGATCGGCCCATCGCGGGCCTGCGTGACTCCAAGCTCCTCAGTCCCGAGGCGCGGGAGCGCTTGCACGACCAGATTCTGGCCCGGGCCATCGCGTGGCGGGTCGTCTCGCGGTCGCCGGCCGACATCGACCGACTCAACATCCACAAGGCGTCGCTGGCCGCCATGCGGGAGGCAGTATTGGGTTTGGCTCCTGCGGCCGATTACGTGCTCGCGGACGGCTTTGCCATCCCCGGGCTCGACGTGCCTCACCAGGGGCTGGTCAAGGGCGACCAGCGGTGCGCCTGCATCGCGGCGGCCTCGATCGTCGCCAAGGTGACGCGCGACCGCCTGATGGTGGCCCTCGACCGTGAGGACCCGCGCTACGGGTACGTCAGGCACAAGGGCTACGCCACGGCGGAGCACCTGGCGGCGATCCGCGTGCACGGGCTGAGCGACGCGCACCGGCGGAGCTTTCGCCCCGCGACCCTGTTCGACCTGTTGATGGACGACGAGTTCGACGAGACCGACGGCTGA
- the rplS gene encoding 50S ribosomal protein L19, with amino-acid sequence MTPIETIEAAQLTERPAVKSGDTVRVHVKVREGDKERIQVFEGLIIGMHRGSTRASITVRKVSFGQGVERIFPLHSPVIDKIEVVRTAKVRRAKLYFLRSLRGKAARMKEATRKVTPQA; translated from the coding sequence ATGACCCCCATCGAGACCATCGAAGCCGCCCAGCTCACCGAGCGCCCCGCGGTCAAGTCCGGCGACACCGTCCGCGTGCACGTGAAGGTGCGCGAGGGCGACAAGGAGCGCATCCAGGTCTTCGAGGGCCTCATCATCGGGATGCACCGCGGCAGCACGCGCGCGTCGATCACGGTGCGCAAGGTCTCGTTCGGCCAGGGCGTCGAGCGCATCTTCCCGCTGCACTCGCCGGTGATCGACAAGATCGAGGTCGTGCGCACCGCCAAGGTCCGTCGCGCCAAGCTGTACTTCCTGCGCAGCCTGCGCGGCAAGGCCGCCCGCATGAAGGAAGCGACCCGCAAGGTCACCCCGCAGGCCTAG
- the trmD gene encoding tRNA (guanosine(37)-N1)-methyltransferase TrmD: MRIDIVTIFPAMVRAGLQDGVLGRGVASGLIDLQVHDLREFTTDRHKVVDDTPFGGGPGMVLKPEPIFRAVEHLRETRGAPDAVLLPSPQGRRFTQAVAEEYSRRTHLVLLCGRYEGVDERVSASLVTEEVSIGDYVLSGGELAALVIVDAVARLVPGVVGDAESVVRDSFTRGLLDYPHYTRPASFRGLDVPAVLLSGHHGEIDRWRRQQALRRTYERRPDLLVDEALTDEERTWLAAWTASERNGAD; the protein is encoded by the coding sequence GTGCGCATCGACATCGTGACCATCTTTCCCGCCATGGTGCGGGCCGGCCTGCAGGACGGCGTCCTGGGGCGGGGGGTGGCCAGCGGCCTGATTGACCTGCAGGTCCACGACCTGCGGGAGTTCACGACCGACCGCCACAAGGTGGTCGACGACACGCCGTTCGGCGGCGGCCCGGGCATGGTGCTCAAGCCCGAGCCGATCTTCCGGGCGGTGGAGCACCTGCGGGAGACCCGCGGCGCGCCGGATGCGGTGCTGCTGCCCTCGCCGCAGGGGCGCCGCTTCACGCAGGCGGTGGCCGAGGAGTACAGCCGTCGCACGCACCTGGTGTTGCTGTGCGGGCGGTACGAGGGAGTGGACGAGCGGGTGAGCGCGAGCCTGGTGACCGAGGAGGTCTCCATCGGCGACTACGTGCTCTCCGGCGGCGAACTGGCCGCGCTCGTCATCGTCGATGCCGTGGCGCGGTTGGTGCCCGGGGTCGTCGGGGATGCGGAGTCGGTGGTGCGCGACTCCTTCACGCGCGGGTTGCTTGACTACCCGCACTACACGCGGCCGGCGAGTTTCCGCGGCCTGGACGTACCCGCGGTGCTGCTGTCGGGGCACCACGGCGAGATCGACCGCTGGCGACGCCAGCAGGCGCTGCGACGCACGTACGAACGGCGACCGGACCTGCTGGTTGACGAGGCGCTGACCGACGAAGAGCGAACATGGCTGGCCGCCTGGACGGCCAGCGAGAGGAACGGAGCAGACTGA
- the rimM gene encoding ribosome maturation factor RimM (Essential for efficient processing of 16S rRNA): MGDHGEAPGVAQGSAWEDMILVGRITRPHGLRGEVLLQSETDFPELRFAEGATLHARRGSEVVTVEIDRSRSHAGRPLVGFRGYDTIEAVEALGRSELRIPEAALAPLPEGEYYWYQYVGAPVRTEAGDEVGQVIRVEPTGGSGMLVVQRGAEEVQVPLTPAMCPVLRPDLIVVRPPEGLLDLNTPGPKRRAHRHRDHLSRHGAGRPAGRRPGAGGGQRPD, translated from the coding sequence GTGGGTGATCACGGCGAGGCACCGGGCGTGGCGCAGGGCAGCGCCTGGGAGGACATGATCCTCGTCGGGCGCATCACCCGGCCGCACGGGCTGCGCGGCGAAGTGCTGCTGCAGTCGGAGACGGACTTCCCGGAGCTGCGCTTTGCCGAGGGCGCCACGCTGCATGCGCGGCGTGGCAGCGAGGTGGTGACGGTCGAGATCGATCGATCCCGGTCGCATGCCGGCCGGCCGCTCGTGGGGTTCCGCGGGTACGACACGATCGAGGCCGTCGAGGCGCTGGGGCGCAGCGAGCTGCGGATTCCGGAGGCGGCGCTGGCGCCGCTGCCGGAGGGCGAGTACTACTGGTATCAGTACGTCGGCGCGCCGGTCAGGACCGAGGCGGGCGACGAGGTGGGCCAGGTGATTCGCGTCGAGCCGACCGGCGGGTCCGGGATGCTCGTGGTGCAGCGCGGCGCAGAGGAAGTGCAGGTCCCGCTCACCCCGGCGATGTGCCCGGTGCTGCGTCCGGACCTGATCGTGGTGCGGCCGCCCGAGGGGCTGCTGGACCTCAACACCCCGGGGCCGAAGCGGCGTGCGCATCGACATCGTGACCATCTTTCCCGCCATGGTGCGGGCCGGCCTGCAGGACGGCGTCCTGGGGCGGGGGGTGGCCAGCGGCCTGATTGA
- a CDS encoding KH domain-containing protein, translating into MGDVRALVEVVARALADDPSQVTVTEAEHRGVSVVEVFMAPGELGRLIGRQGRTAQALRTLAQATADRAGRKVQVEFRDGAPNR; encoded by the coding sequence ATGGGCGACGTACGCGCGCTCGTGGAGGTCGTCGCCCGTGCGCTGGCCGACGACCCTTCGCAGGTGACGGTCACCGAGGCCGAGCATCGTGGCGTGTCGGTGGTCGAGGTGTTCATGGCGCCGGGCGAACTCGGGCGCCTGATCGGGCGGCAGGGCCGCACCGCGCAGGCCCTGCGGACGCTGGCGCAGGCCACCGCCGACCGGGCCGGCCGCAAGGTGCAGGTCGAGTTCCGCGACGGCGCCCCGAACCGCTGA
- the rpsP gene encoding 30S ribosomal protein S16 has protein sequence MVTIRLRRQGAKKSPYYRIVVTDARNAREGAFVEILGHYNPRQAPETFVIDRERLNYWLGVGAQASDSVRTLVKRHPAVEAPAAVEATA, from the coding sequence ATGGTCACCATTCGGCTGCGCCGCCAGGGCGCCAAGAAGTCCCCGTACTACCGGATCGTCGTCACCGACGCGCGCAATGCGCGCGAGGGCGCGTTCGTCGAGATCCTCGGTCACTACAACCCGCGCCAGGCGCCGGAGACGTTCGTGATCGACCGCGAGCGCCTGAACTACTGGCTCGGTGTCGGCGCGCAGGCGTCCGACTCGGTGCGCACGCTGGTGAAGCGGCACCCGGCCGTCGAGGCCCCGGCCGCCGTCGAAGCGACGGCGTAG
- the ffh gene encoding signal recognition particle protein: MFDSLSNRLQDVFANLGREVRLTPETVEVALREIRMALLEADVNFKVVKAFVDKVRDRAVDAEVLKSLSPGQQVVRIVRDEMLALFGDTQGGLPPAGATPRVILMLGLQGSGKTTTTGKLARWLVKQGKHPIVVSTDVRRPAAIEQLNLVAKQAGVRVHDPAGNLDPVSRAAGAMQEARTLGFDTVIVDTAGRLHIDDELMVELEAIKAAVVPTDQLYVADAMTGQDAIKSAGEFNRRVGVTGVVLSKMDGDARGGAALSVVSVVGVPIAFTGSGERLEDLEPFHPDRVVSRVLGMGDVLSLIEKAESVVTQEDAAKLEQKILENDFTLEDFREQLQTIKKMGPLENLLGMLPGMGQVKQQLAGKVDGKQMAHVEAIILSMTPRERRNHQLLNGSRRKRIARGSGRSVEEVNRLIKQFLEMKKMMKMMGGLAGGKGGGKLRKQFGMMKAAMQAQRGLR; encoded by the coding sequence ATGTTCGACTCGCTCAGCAACCGCCTCCAGGACGTCTTTGCCAACCTCGGGAGAGAGGTGCGCCTGACGCCGGAGACGGTGGAAGTGGCCCTGCGGGAGATCCGCATGGCGCTGCTCGAGGCCGACGTCAACTTCAAGGTCGTCAAGGCGTTTGTCGACAAGGTGCGCGACCGCGCGGTGGATGCCGAGGTCCTCAAGAGCCTCAGCCCCGGGCAGCAGGTCGTGCGCATCGTGCGCGACGAGATGCTGGCGTTGTTCGGCGACACGCAGGGCGGCTTGCCGCCGGCGGGCGCCACGCCGCGCGTGATTCTGATGCTCGGGCTGCAGGGCTCGGGCAAGACCACCACCACCGGCAAGTTGGCCAGGTGGCTGGTGAAGCAGGGCAAGCACCCGATCGTCGTGTCCACGGACGTCCGTCGTCCGGCCGCGATCGAGCAGTTGAACCTGGTGGCGAAACAGGCCGGCGTGCGGGTGCACGATCCGGCGGGCAACCTCGACCCGGTCTCGCGTGCGGCTGGCGCGATGCAGGAGGCGCGGACGCTCGGGTTCGACACGGTCATCGTCGACACGGCGGGCCGGCTGCACATCGACGACGAGCTGATGGTGGAGCTCGAGGCGATCAAGGCGGCGGTGGTCCCGACCGACCAGTTGTACGTCGCCGATGCGATGACCGGGCAGGACGCCATCAAGAGCGCGGGCGAGTTCAACCGCCGCGTCGGCGTGACCGGTGTCGTGCTGTCGAAGATGGACGGCGACGCGCGCGGCGGCGCGGCGCTGTCGGTGGTGTCGGTGGTCGGCGTGCCGATCGCGTTCACGGGCAGTGGCGAGCGGCTGGAGGATCTCGAGCCGTTCCATCCCGATCGCGTCGTGTCGCGGGTGCTGGGCATGGGCGACGTGCTGTCGCTCATCGAGAAGGCCGAGTCGGTCGTCACGCAGGAAGACGCCGCGAAGCTCGAACAGAAGATCCTCGAGAACGACTTCACGCTCGAGGATTTCCGGGAGCAGCTCCAGACCATCAAGAAGATGGGGCCGCTCGAGAACCTGCTCGGCATGTTGCCGGGCATGGGGCAGGTGAAGCAGCAGTTGGCGGGGAAGGTCGACGGCAAGCAGATGGCGCACGTGGAGGCCATCATCCTGTCGATGACGCCCCGGGAGCGCCGGAACCATCAGCTCCTCAACGGCAGCCGTCGCAAGCGCATCGCGCGCGGCAGCGGCCGGTCGGTCGAGGAGGTCAATCGTCTCATCAAGCAGTTCCTCGAGATGAAGAAGATGATGAAGATGATGGGTGGGCTGGCGGGCGGGAAGGGTGGCGGCAAGCTGCGCAAGCAGTTCGGCATGATGAAGGCCGCCATGCAGGCGCAGCGCGGGCTGCGATAG
- a CDS encoding bifunctional 3,4-dihydroxy-2-butanone-4-phosphate synthase/GTP cyclohydrolase II: protein MTPADLRIAKSAARGPFASIDEAIAAFRKGQMVIVVDDEDRENEGDLTMAAEHVTPEAINFMATHGRGWICLAMTPERLDELEIPLQVQENSSRLGTAMCVGIEAKVNTSTGISAPDRATTIRAAIAPETRPSDLARPGHIIPLRARSGGVLVRTGHTEAAVDLARAAGLAPAGVICEVMRKDGEMARVPELAKFAKKHGLLLITIADLVRYRLRHERLVQPVATASLPTEYGDFQVHAFDSPMGGETHVALVRGDIGDGTDVMVRVHSSCLTGDVFHSARCDCGAQLDTAMRRIAAEGRGVLLYLNQEGRGIGLANKIRAYALQDQGLDTVEANEKLGFKADQRDYGIGAQILRHIGVRSMRLLTNNPRKFVGLEGYGLSVTSTLPLEIPAGEHTLKYLKTKKTKLGHTLKGV, encoded by the coding sequence ATGACGCCCGCCGACCTCCGCATCGCCAAGAGCGCCGCCCGTGGCCCGTTTGCCAGCATCGACGAGGCCATCGCCGCCTTCCGCAAGGGGCAGATGGTCATCGTCGTCGACGACGAGGACCGCGAGAACGAGGGCGACCTCACGATGGCGGCCGAGCACGTGACGCCTGAGGCCATCAACTTCATGGCCACCCACGGGCGCGGCTGGATCTGCCTGGCGATGACGCCCGAGCGGCTCGACGAGCTGGAGATTCCGTTGCAGGTGCAGGAGAACTCCTCGCGCCTCGGCACGGCGATGTGCGTCGGGATCGAGGCGAAGGTGAACACCTCGACGGGCATCTCCGCGCCCGATCGGGCCACCACCATCCGCGCCGCCATCGCGCCCGAGACGCGACCGTCCGATCTCGCGCGGCCGGGGCACATCATCCCGCTGCGGGCCAGGTCGGGCGGCGTGCTGGTGCGCACGGGGCACACCGAGGCGGCAGTCGACCTCGCGCGCGCCGCGGGGCTCGCGCCGGCCGGCGTCATCTGCGAGGTGATGCGCAAGGACGGCGAGATGGCCCGCGTCCCCGAACTGGCGAAGTTCGCGAAGAAGCACGGGCTGCTGCTCATCACCATCGCCGACCTGGTGCGCTATCGGCTGCGGCACGAGCGCCTGGTGCAGCCGGTGGCGACCGCCAGCCTGCCGACCGAGTACGGCGACTTCCAGGTGCACGCCTTCGACAGCCCGATGGGCGGCGAGACGCACGTCGCGCTGGTTCGGGGCGACATCGGCGACGGCACCGACGTGATGGTGCGGGTGCACTCGAGCTGCCTCACCGGCGACGTGTTCCACTCGGCCCGGTGCGACTGCGGCGCGCAGCTCGACACGGCCATGCGGCGCATCGCCGCCGAGGGCCGTGGCGTCCTGTTGTACCTCAACCAGGAAGGCCGCGGCATCGGCCTGGCGAACAAGATCCGCGCCTACGCGCTGCAGGATCAGGGGCTGGACACCGTCGAGGCCAACGAGAAGCTCGGCTTCAAGGCCGACCAGCGCGACTACGGGATCGGGGCCCAGATCCTGCGCCACATCGGCGTCAGATCGATGCGCCTGCTGACCAACAACCCGCGCAAGTTCGTCGGCCTCGAGGGCTACGGCCTCTCGGTCACCTCGACGCTGCCGCTGGAGATCCCGGCAGGCGAGCACACACTGAAGTACCTGAAGACCAAGAAGACCAAGCTCGGGCACACGCTCAAGGGTGTCTAG
- a CDS encoding riboflavin synthase: protein MSYGKRMFTGLIEATGKVRGLAPVPGGQRLTIETDLASSLALGDSVATSGVCLTVVALEPGAWSADVSPETLRVTALGSLAPGSFVNLERPLAVGSRLGGHFVQGHVDGTGRVEAVRPEGDFYRVTVSYPAALAAYFIEKGSVAVDGISLTVAALADRTFDVQIIPHTWTATTLRHAVPGTIVNLECDMVGKYVLRSLSLGTSRA from the coding sequence ATGTCCTACGGGAAGCGGATGTTCACCGGATTGATTGAAGCCACCGGCAAGGTGCGCGGCCTGGCGCCGGTCCCGGGCGGTCAGCGCCTGACGATCGAGACCGATCTCGCGTCGAGCCTGGCCCTCGGCGACAGTGTCGCCACCAGCGGCGTGTGCCTGACCGTGGTGGCCCTCGAGCCCGGCGCGTGGAGCGCGGACGTCTCGCCCGAGACGCTGCGGGTGACGGCCCTGGGCAGCCTGGCGCCCGGATCCTTCGTCAACCTCGAGCGCCCGCTCGCGGTCGGCAGCCGCCTGGGGGGCCACTTCGTGCAGGGGCACGTGGACGGCACCGGCCGCGTCGAGGCCGTCAGGCCCGAGGGCGACTTCTACCGGGTCACGGTTTCGTACCCGGCGGCGCTGGCCGCATACTTCATCGAGAAGGGCTCGGTGGCCGTCGACGGGATCAGCCTCACCGTCGCGGCGCTGGCCGACCGCACCTTCGACGTGCAGATCATCCCCCACACCTGGACGGCCACGACCCTGCGTCACGCCGTGCCCGGCACGATCGTGAACCTCGAATGCGACATGGTGGGCAAGTACGTCCTGCGCAGCCTGTCGTTGGGAACCTCCCGCGCATGA